AGCGCCCCCACCGCCTGGTCTGCCTTCCTGAGAGCTACTGCGATGGAAACCATGACCCCAGTAAAAATCATGACCATCGTCCCCAAGAATTCTGACATGACGATACTGCTAGCGCTGATCATGCAATGTCTCCTCTACACCATTGGCAAACCCATGCACGCGACGAACCCGACCTAGCGATCTCACTCGTTGTCGCAGAAACTTGCGGCTACGATGCATCGCATGGGAACATGCATCGATTATCGTGCCGCGACATTGCTTCACCCTGCAAGGCTTGTGCAACGAAGCAGTCATACCCGCCACCATGTCCAAGATACCGCGTTCGACACCGCAACCCCAATTCATAACCCCTCATACCAGTCGTACCAGCCCTGGCATCGCTGGGGGCACTGCCGCAGTGCGGTCAGTGTCAATCAGCCATACCGCACGATTCGGCACAGCGGAATGTGAGCTGGACTCCGAAATCTCTGGTCAGCGTCATGACTACTGTCTATTGACCTATTGACCTGTTGACCTATTGGCATCACACTTGGTACGTCATCTCTTGCTGCAGCCTGATGACCACCAAGCTGCGTAAGCTGTCGGATATCTTCGCATCGCTCCAATTCACTGCGATACTGTTCCTTGATATCCGCAGCTACATGGCCGGTTTGCGGATCCATATGGATTGACTCCGTACCAGCTTCGATAGAGGTTTTGTAATACCATTTCTTGTATCTGAGAAAATCCAGCTGCCCCTGAAGCTCGGCAATGCGCCCTTCAAGAGCACGTTCCTCCCCGTCGAGATAGTCGTAGCGTTCATGCAGCGTGGCGTCGCCCTGCATGCAGAGACGAACAAAATGACCAATATCCTTGATCGGCACACCGCTTTTCTTCAGACAGCAAATGGCTTCGATAAAATTCAGATCGTCCTGCTGGAACACTCTTCTTCCGGCTGAATCACGGTGAACAAAGGGAAGCAAGCCCTTGCGGTCATAGAAACGTATCGCAGAGGTGCTCAGACCCATGATCTGCGCAACCTCACCGATTGAATATCCTGTCATGGAATACCCTTTCATCTATCACTCCACAGCGCCATATGCACCACAGCATCATTTGACTTTAACCTTAGTATAAGTCGTAGCGTTTTCTGTGAAAGGTAGGTACACACTATGACACAGCAAACTTGGTTCGTCACCGGCACTTCAACCGGTTTCGGAAAATCATTGGCCACTCTGCTCGCAACGAAGGATGACGTGAATCTGGTCGCTACGGCCAGAAAAACTGAGCAATTGGATTATCTCGACCAGTACGATCACGGCCAGATTCTTCGTCTCAAACTTGATGTCACCAATCCTGACGAGATCGCGGCATCAGTGAAGGCAGCGCAAGAACGATTCGAGGGCATCGACGTTCTGGTAAATAACGCAGGTCTGGGATATTTCGGCACCTTCGAGGAAAGTGACGAGAAGACGGTACGTTACATGTTCGATGTCAATGTCTGGGGTCTGGTTGACATGACGCGAGCAGTGCTGCCACTCATGAGAGCGAAGCGTTCGGGCATCATCGTGAACTTCTCTTCAGT
This Bifidobacterium sp. WK041_4_12 DNA region includes the following protein-coding sequences:
- a CDS encoding MerR family transcriptional regulator, giving the protein MTGYSIGEVAQIMGLSTSAIRFYDRKGLLPFVHRDSAGRRVFQQDDLNFIEAICCLKKSGVPIKDIGHFVRLCMQGDATLHERYDYLDGEERALEGRIAELQGQLDFLRYKKWYYKTSIEAGTESIHMDPQTGHVAADIKEQYRSELERCEDIRQLTQLGGHQAAARDDVPSVMPIGQQVNRSIDSSHDADQRFRSPAHIPLCRIVRYG